A region of Brevinema andersonii DNA encodes the following proteins:
- the lepA gene encoding translation elongation factor 4, whose product MSYKSHLRNFCIIAHIDHGKSTLADRILELTGLIDPNKAGAQVLDSMEVEKEHGITVKAQTVSAPYKARDGKNYLLNLIDTPGHVDFSYEVSRSLAACEGALLLVDATQGIQAQTLSTFYQALEHDLEIIPVLNKIDLPNSRVEEVLAQIENDLGLDPSKALCVSAKTGQGMEELFEEIVACIPHPKGDASHPLQALVYDAYYDMYRGIVVKVRVMEGTLKRGEEVLFMHSHTKYTADEVGLMQIAFNAKDTLKAGDVGYIMAQIKSLADIKIGDTITLVSNPCREVLAGYKEPQAFVFAGLFPGDGEDFSDLDKALQKLKLTDASLRFEKWNSGALGMGFKCGFLGLLHLEIIRERLEKEHNLSVISTVPSVEYKVTLNRGEEIMIENAVEFPDPSQIRFVEEPVVKATIITPNEYMGTLLNLIQERRGIQTNLVYIDTKRVQIDCELPLAEIIYDFFDKLKSYSRGYASFDYEFLEFRQSKVVRMDILVGGKPVDALAQMVYADDVRRRGSAIVKKLRELIPKHMFQIALQAAIGSTIVARETISAMRKDVTAKCYGGDISRKRKLLDKQKEGKKKMKMIGSVNIPQEAFIEVLKRDEK is encoded by the coding sequence ATGTCTTACAAGTCGCATTTGAGAAATTTTTGTATTATTGCGCATATTGATCATGGAAAATCAACCTTAGCTGATCGAATTTTAGAATTGACCGGATTGATAGATCCAAATAAAGCAGGAGCACAAGTATTAGATTCGATGGAGGTCGAAAAAGAACATGGAATTACGGTGAAAGCTCAGACAGTTTCAGCTCCATACAAAGCCCGTGATGGTAAAAATTATCTTCTTAATCTAATTGATACACCAGGACATGTTGATTTTTCTTATGAGGTCTCGCGTAGTTTGGCGGCATGCGAAGGGGCATTATTGTTAGTAGATGCCACCCAGGGTATTCAAGCTCAAACTCTATCAACGTTTTATCAGGCTTTAGAACATGACTTAGAAATTATCCCAGTTTTAAATAAAATTGATTTACCAAATTCACGGGTTGAAGAAGTTTTAGCACAGATTGAAAATGATTTAGGGTTGGATCCTTCAAAAGCCTTATGTGTCAGTGCAAAAACAGGTCAAGGCATGGAAGAACTGTTCGAGGAAATTGTTGCCTGTATCCCTCATCCTAAAGGCGATGCTTCCCACCCTTTGCAGGCTTTGGTCTATGATGCTTATTACGATATGTATCGCGGAATTGTGGTGAAGGTCCGTGTGATGGAAGGTACGCTCAAAAGAGGAGAAGAAGTTTTATTTATGCATTCGCATACGAAATATACTGCTGATGAAGTTGGTTTGATGCAAATAGCGTTTAATGCCAAGGATACTCTGAAAGCTGGGGATGTGGGTTATATTATGGCACAAATTAAGAGCTTAGCAGACATTAAAATTGGTGATACGATTACGTTGGTATCGAATCCTTGTCGAGAAGTGCTTGCTGGTTATAAAGAGCCTCAAGCTTTTGTATTTGCGGGTTTGTTTCCTGGTGATGGGGAAGATTTTTCTGATCTTGACAAAGCACTCCAAAAACTCAAACTGACTGATGCTTCGCTTCGCTTTGAAAAGTGGAATTCTGGTGCGTTAGGTATGGGGTTTAAGTGTGGTTTTTTAGGACTTTTGCATCTTGAAATCATTCGTGAGCGCCTTGAAAAAGAACATAATTTGTCCGTTATCTCGACGGTACCTTCGGTCGAGTATAAGGTAACCCTCAATAGGGGTGAGGAAATCATGATAGAGAATGCAGTGGAATTTCCTGACCCTTCGCAGATTCGATTTGTAGAAGAACCTGTTGTCAAAGCTACTATTATTACTCCCAATGAATATATGGGCACGCTGCTTAATCTGATCCAAGAACGGCGTGGTATCCAAACAAACCTTGTTTATATTGATACCAAACGTGTTCAAATCGATTGTGAACTTCCATTGGCTGAGATTATTTACGATTTCTTTGATAAACTTAAAAGTTATTCGCGTGGATATGCATCATTTGACTATGAGTTTCTGGAGTTTCGTCAAAGCAAAGTAGTACGAATGGATATTCTTGTGGGTGGTAAACCTGTGGATGCTTTGGCACAGATGGTCTATGCAGATGATGTGCGCCGGCGTGGTTCGGCCATTGTCAAAAAGCTTCGCGAACTCATTCCAAAACATATGTTTCAAATTGCGCTTCAAGCAGCAATTGGCTCAACAATCGTCGCGCGTGAAACAATTTCTGCAATGCGCAAAGACGTAACCGCAAAATGTTATGGTGGCGATATCTCGCGCAAACGTAAGTTGTTAGACAAGCAGAAAGAAGGTAAGAAAAAAATGAAAATGATTGGTAGTGTTAATATCCCGCAAGAGGCTTTTATAGAGGTCTTGAAGCGTGATGAAAAATAA
- a CDS encoding polyribonucleotide nucleotidyltransferase, with the protein MFDVKTVSRKIGDQEITLETGKLARQAGGSVLVRYAGNAMLVTACASPEPIEGDFFPLTVHFQEKFYAVGRIPGGFFRREAKPSDNATLMARQIDRPIRPLFPKGFRNEVQIIVTLLSSDMTYTTEAMGIIGAVAALAISPIPLDELAGGVKIIWSPDFGYKINPSLADIESSHLDLLVGGTKEGICMVEGGGSEVSEDIILEALRLAHEAILEEISMIEELTALINPQKMEIMETASFFSETRLSEIRTFAYDKIKAVSNDNDKNRRSSNIKAVFQQVSEHFGIDKDHEAYKELKNIFEDVEVEIIRHQIVVEKIRTDGRKLTEIRPIEIELDIFPGLHGSALFTRGQTQSLGIVTLGMPKDEMLIDSVESSQVFTKRFMLHYNFPPFSVGEVKRLGGLSRREIGHGHLAERALIPVLPAYEKFPYTIRFVSEITESNGSSSMASVCSGSLAMMASGVPLKSAVAGIAMGLVWDKKTNNYTILSDIQGLEDHHGDMDFKVAGTRDGITAIQMDLKTAGLPADIMKIALSQAKEGRMHILDIMEKSIAKPRFEVSESAPKLFKVSINPEQIGNVIGSGGRVIKKIMSDFGTEINIEDNGDVVISAQNLGNIQATADMIRKLTEGFKEDEEITGIVTRKEAFGVFVEVLPGIQALLHTSKMKDNKDHIQIGEKITVFFKNIDDKKRINIYQINKDIEPVRKEFHDKKRPPRKDFKKQNSENDNQKK; encoded by the coding sequence ATGTTCGATGTCAAAACAGTAAGCCGAAAAATCGGCGACCAAGAAATTACTCTTGAAACAGGAAAACTAGCACGTCAAGCAGGAGGAAGTGTTTTGGTGCGTTATGCAGGAAATGCAATGCTTGTAACAGCATGTGCTTCTCCTGAACCTATTGAAGGCGATTTCTTTCCTCTGACTGTGCATTTTCAAGAAAAGTTTTATGCAGTTGGCCGAATTCCTGGAGGATTTTTCCGGCGTGAAGCAAAACCTTCTGATAACGCTACTCTTATGGCACGTCAAATTGATCGACCGATCCGTCCTCTTTTCCCAAAAGGATTCCGTAATGAAGTACAGATTATTGTGACTTTACTTTCTTCTGATATGACCTACACCACAGAGGCTATGGGAATTATCGGAGCTGTTGCAGCATTAGCAATTTCTCCTATTCCCTTAGATGAGCTTGCTGGAGGAGTCAAAATTATTTGGAGTCCTGATTTTGGTTACAAAATAAACCCTTCTCTTGCAGATATTGAATCTTCACATTTGGATCTGCTTGTTGGCGGTACGAAAGAAGGTATTTGTATGGTGGAAGGCGGAGGCAGTGAAGTATCCGAAGATATTATTCTCGAAGCCTTGAGGCTAGCTCATGAAGCTATTCTTGAAGAAATCAGTATGATCGAAGAATTAACAGCATTAATCAATCCTCAAAAAATGGAGATTATGGAAACTGCATCTTTTTTTTCAGAAACCAGATTGTCAGAAATTCGGACTTTTGCGTATGATAAAATCAAAGCGGTTTCCAATGATAACGATAAAAATCGGCGTTCCTCCAATATTAAAGCAGTATTTCAGCAAGTTTCAGAACATTTTGGTATTGACAAAGATCATGAGGCTTATAAAGAACTGAAAAATATATTTGAAGATGTCGAAGTGGAAATTATCAGGCATCAAATTGTGGTGGAAAAAATCCGTACCGACGGCCGGAAATTAACCGAAATCAGACCTATCGAAATAGAATTAGATATTTTTCCTGGATTGCACGGTTCAGCTTTATTTACACGCGGCCAAACTCAAAGTTTGGGAATAGTGACACTCGGCATGCCTAAAGACGAAATGTTGATCGATTCGGTCGAAAGTAGTCAAGTTTTCACAAAACGATTTATGCTGCATTATAATTTTCCACCATTCAGCGTCGGCGAAGTCAAACGTTTAGGAGGACTTTCACGTAGGGAAATTGGACATGGTCATCTTGCGGAACGCGCCTTAATCCCCGTACTACCTGCATACGAAAAATTTCCTTATACTATCCGATTTGTTTCAGAAATTACTGAATCCAATGGTTCATCATCGATGGCCAGTGTATGTTCGGGTTCGTTAGCAATGATGGCATCAGGAGTTCCGTTGAAGTCAGCAGTTGCAGGAATTGCTATGGGCTTGGTCTGGGACAAAAAAACCAACAATTATACTATACTTTCCGATATCCAAGGTTTGGAAGATCATCATGGCGATATGGATTTCAAAGTTGCTGGCACAAGAGATGGCATTACCGCTATTCAAATGGATCTTAAAACAGCTGGCTTGCCTGCCGATATCATGAAAATAGCGCTCTCTCAAGCAAAAGAAGGACGTATGCACATTTTGGATATCATGGAAAAAAGTATTGCAAAACCACGTTTTGAAGTTTCTGAATCGGCTCCAAAATTATTCAAAGTATCAATAAACCCGGAACAAATTGGGAATGTTATTGGATCAGGAGGTCGAGTCATAAAAAAAATTATGTCTGATTTTGGAACTGAAATTAATATTGAAGACAATGGAGACGTAGTCATCTCGGCTCAAAATTTAGGTAATATTCAAGCAACTGCAGATATGATACGCAAACTGACAGAAGGATTCAAAGAAGATGAAGAAATTACTGGTATTGTCACTCGAAAAGAAGCATTTGGAGTATTTGTTGAAGTATTACCAGGGATACAGGCATTGCTTCATACATCAAAAATGAAAGATAATAAAGATCATATCCAAATTGGAGAAAAAATTACTGTCTTCTTTAAAAATATAGACGATAAAAAACGTATTAATATTTATCAAATAAACAAAGATATCGAACCTGTACGAAAAGAATTTCATGATAAAAAACGTCCGCCAAGAAAAGATTTTAAAAAACAAAATTCAGAAAATGACAATCAAAAAAAATAA
- the rpsO gene encoding 30S ribosomal protein S15, with protein sequence MLGAEQKKAVMEKYRRHDKDTASPEVQIALITARIENISQHLQTFRKDHKSKRSLLQLVGQRKRLLRYLHNTDIESFHKLLESLGIRASF encoded by the coding sequence ATGTTAGGAGCCGAACAAAAAAAAGCTGTTATGGAAAAATATCGGCGCCATGATAAAGATACAGCATCACCGGAAGTACAGATTGCTTTAATTACTGCTCGTATTGAAAATATTTCGCAACATTTGCAAACTTTTCGGAAAGATCACAAATCAAAACGCAGTCTTTTACAGCTAGTTGGTCAACGAAAACGTTTGCTTAGATATCTTCACAATACGGATATTGAAAGCTTTCATAAGCTTTTAGAAAGCTTAGGAATACGAGCCTCTTTCTAA
- a CDS encoding riboflavin kinase yields MKLNIPYTSTLHVTIGAFDGVHKAHKKLIARVVDEASKNNDTSLVLTFEPLPKEVLPHEKFEGRLLPASVKQYMLSQQNPNFLIVENFKDIRYLSEDQFIRSLLKYAEKVIFYAGPDFHIGCKEGIRYIGQNVDIIHEPDIIINGFICRSSVIRDLIKNGSVDVAAKLLGYEYTYYGRTISGSQVGRTIDFPTINLQSSNQITPGFGVYFGEILLFGETRPCAAYVGTRPSLRGLDLRMEAHIIDGKPVPSIPESTQTALRLIEKISEEKTLESLENLRKMLYNYKEISLGLATERYKIQKAPPFPECER; encoded by the coding sequence ATGAAATTAAATATTCCGTATACATCTACGCTGCATGTGACCATTGGTGCTTTTGACGGCGTGCACAAAGCTCACAAAAAACTAATCGCCCGGGTTGTTGACGAAGCTTCGAAAAATAATGATACATCGCTCGTTTTGACTTTCGAACCTCTTCCTAAAGAAGTCTTACCTCATGAAAAATTCGAAGGCCGGCTGCTACCTGCTTCTGTAAAACAATATATGTTAAGCCAACAAAATCCTAATTTTCTTATCGTGGAAAATTTTAAAGATATCCGATATCTATCGGAGGATCAATTTATTCGATCGCTTTTAAAATATGCCGAAAAAGTTATATTCTATGCAGGTCCTGATTTTCATATTGGATGTAAGGAAGGAATACGTTATATAGGTCAAAACGTCGATATTATTCACGAACCAGATATTATAATCAATGGTTTCATATGCCGTTCGTCAGTGATTCGGGATCTTATTAAGAACGGATCCGTAGACGTTGCAGCAAAACTTTTAGGTTATGAATACACATATTACGGACGTACAATTTCAGGTTCGCAGGTTGGGCGGACGATTGACTTCCCGACTATTAATCTCCAATCTTCAAATCAGATAACTCCAGGTTTTGGAGTTTATTTCGGAGAAATTTTACTTTTTGGAGAAACGCGACCATGTGCAGCTTATGTGGGTACGCGTCCGTCGCTTCGAGGGTTAGACTTGCGGATGGAAGCTCATATTATTGACGGGAAGCCGGTGCCCTCTATTCCTGAAAGCACACAAACAGCTTTACGGCTAATTGAGAAAATTTCAGAAGAAAAAACTCTTGAATCGCTTGAAAATTTACGCAAAATGTTATATAATTATAAGGAAATATCCTTAGGTCTCGCAACTGAGAGATATAAAATACAAAAAGCACCGCCATTCCCAGAGTGCGAAAGGTAG
- the murJ gene encoding murein biosynthesis integral membrane protein MurJ, whose product MKYIPIKNTIINAFGTFLSRMSGIVKFNVVNYLFGAGADTFYSANANILSLRKVLGEGPLVNAFLPIFSREKNTDAIKADEFASNIINQIILVSIVVTSIGIAVTPWWTKTFLPGFVDDPEAFSSIIKLTSVMLLSTIFFATFSIGMGILNAHERFITSANAPILSNTVFVIFPIFAYKSMGIMSLAWAIVIGTALQTLAEFIELYSIGFRYRFFITFKDPNVKKFWQVFLPTAFTYLVQSGISMGLGYFASFLPRGSITYLRNANTILYAPVGFIGAAIAGAVFPIFAKVKNDNSLLAQAWQQSFIFLLFTALPISGFFLFYPDVLVNLVFRDISLAFSGSTGKYTPELFALTIEAVGLMGTILIPWSLSLIINKIFYSLQRPYFPLMFYIINFILNIGGYIAAKYFMLGAKGLIYADLIAAWTTLAIETVLILIFVPAHYGSQFFTQASGFILLSGTSWLILKPLHSIYLTLSNPILALLLGVTIFFLGLGLFVASTKILGIYPLKQADA is encoded by the coding sequence ATGAAATACATACCTATAAAAAACACAATTATCAATGCTTTCGGTACTTTTCTGTCTAGGATGTCGGGGATTGTAAAATTTAACGTTGTGAATTATCTTTTTGGGGCAGGTGCAGACACTTTTTACAGTGCCAATGCCAATATTTTGTCGCTGCGAAAAGTGCTGGGTGAAGGTCCGCTAGTCAATGCATTTCTTCCGATTTTTAGTCGCGAAAAGAATACCGACGCTATCAAAGCAGATGAATTTGCATCCAACATTATTAATCAAATCATTCTGGTATCCATTGTTGTTACTTCAATTGGCATTGCTGTTACGCCGTGGTGGACTAAAACATTTTTACCAGGTTTTGTCGACGATCCTGAAGCTTTTTCATCCATTATAAAACTAACTTCAGTGATGCTGCTGTCAACCATTTTCTTTGCTACTTTCTCAATAGGAATGGGAATCCTCAACGCTCATGAGCGTTTTATTACCTCCGCCAACGCTCCTATTTTATCGAATACCGTGTTTGTCATTTTTCCTATTTTTGCCTACAAATCGATGGGCATTATGTCACTGGCGTGGGCAATTGTGATTGGAACAGCTTTGCAGACGCTCGCAGAATTCATCGAACTCTATAGTATCGGATTCCGTTATCGTTTTTTTATCACCTTTAAGGACCCAAACGTCAAAAAATTCTGGCAGGTTTTTCTTCCGACAGCATTCACATACTTAGTACAATCAGGGATTTCGATGGGCTTAGGATATTTTGCATCGTTTTTACCGCGCGGTTCCATCACTTATCTTCGTAACGCCAACACCATACTCTATGCACCTGTGGGATTTATTGGAGCCGCAATTGCCGGAGCGGTATTTCCTATCTTCGCTAAAGTCAAAAATGATAACTCTCTGCTAGCTCAAGCTTGGCAACAAAGCTTTATTTTCTTGTTGTTCACGGCACTACCAATTTCTGGATTTTTCTTATTTTATCCCGATGTCCTAGTCAATCTGGTTTTCAGAGATATTAGTTTGGCATTTTCAGGATCTACCGGAAAATATACCCCTGAACTGTTTGCTCTCACTATCGAAGCCGTCGGTTTAATGGGAACAATCTTAATCCCATGGTCACTTAGCCTTATTATTAACAAAATTTTTTACTCATTACAACGACCATATTTTCCTTTAATGTTCTATATTATTAATTTCATTCTTAACATTGGTGGCTATATCGCAGCAAAATATTTCATGCTTGGGGCCAAAGGATTAATCTATGCTGACCTTATTGCAGCATGGACTACTCTAGCAATTGAAACGGTATTGATTCTTATTTTTGTTCCTGCACACTATGGTAGTCAATTTTTCACTCAGGCAAGCGGATTTATATTGCTCAGCGGTACCTCTTGGCTAATCCTTAAGCCTCTACATTCTATCTATCTCACACTGTCCAATCCCATATTGGCATTGCTGCTGGGGGTAACTATTTTTTTCCTAGGATTGGGATTGTTCGTAGCTTCCACTAAAATTTTAGGGATATACCCCTTAAAACAGGCTGATGCATGA
- the pta gene encoding phosphate acetyltransferase, with product MSFAQEVIEKAKANPRRLLLPEGIDPRVLKAAHTIEKQKLASEITILGNPLMIKETADEHGVDLRNINVIDYANDPRLKDFAHSYYEHRKHKGLTEEKALEEMTDDVFFGGKLLEEGFADAMVSGSFSPTSKTLRAAIFFAKPLPGIKTISGVFVMEVPLSIYGMNGKLIFGDCAVVPNPTPEQLADIAIGCAQAARSLLAIEPKVALLSFSTKGSAHSPETQKVIDAVNILKERQVDFEFDGELQLDAAIDPETAALKAPNSNVAGTANVLVFPDLGVGNIGYKLVHRFAKAEAYGPVLQGLSKPINDLSRGCSVEDIVTVSAMTLVQAI from the coding sequence ATGTCATTTGCACAAGAAGTTATCGAAAAAGCTAAAGCTAATCCACGTCGGTTGCTGCTGCCGGAAGGTATTGATCCACGTGTTCTCAAAGCAGCACATACAATCGAGAAACAAAAATTGGCATCAGAAATCACAATTTTAGGGAATCCTTTGATGATTAAAGAAACTGCTGATGAACATGGTGTTGATTTGCGGAACATCAATGTCATTGATTATGCAAACGATCCGCGTTTAAAAGACTTTGCGCACAGCTACTACGAACATCGCAAGCACAAAGGTCTGACCGAAGAAAAAGCCCTCGAAGAAATGACAGATGATGTATTTTTCGGTGGCAAGCTATTGGAAGAAGGTTTTGCAGATGCAATGGTTTCAGGAAGTTTCTCACCGACATCCAAAACATTACGTGCAGCTATTTTCTTTGCAAAGCCATTACCAGGAATCAAAACCATTTCAGGCGTGTTTGTCATGGAAGTACCATTGTCGATTTACGGAATGAACGGAAAGCTGATCTTCGGTGACTGTGCCGTTGTGCCTAACCCAACTCCTGAACAACTTGCGGATATAGCCATAGGGTGTGCTCAAGCGGCTCGCTCTTTGTTGGCAATCGAGCCGAAAGTAGCTCTTTTGAGCTTTTCAACTAAAGGCAGCGCTCACTCTCCAGAAACCCAAAAAGTTATTGATGCTGTAAATATTTTGAAAGAACGCCAAGTAGATTTCGAATTCGACGGTGAACTACAACTTGACGCGGCAATCGACCCGGAAACTGCAGCATTAAAAGCTCCGAACAGCAACGTTGCAGGAACGGCTAATGTATTAGTATTTCCAGACCTTGGTGTAGGAAACATCGGCTACAAGTTGGTACATCGTTTTGCCAAGGCAGAAGCTTATGGACCTGTTCTTCAGGGGCTTTCCAAACCGATTAACGATCTTTCCCGTGGTTGCTCGGTAGAAGACATCGTAACAGTTTCAGCAATGACACTGGTGCAGGCAATATAA
- a CDS encoding zinc metallopeptidase — MYPFPFFFDPTMIIILPGIILAMIAQAKVQNTFNKWSEVPTNLSAKDVAETILQENGVHDVRVEFTPGQLSDHYDPRSRTLRLSESTFHANSVAAIAVAAHEAGHAIQHHRHYFPLMLRNAIFPIVSIASNAWIFIVIAGIFLRMPELLRIGVYTFGATFAFSVVTLPVEFDASNRAIQILNQGFLDKKELSGAKKVLNAAALTYVAGAVISLLQLLRIIMLTGGMRRDD, encoded by the coding sequence ATGTATCCTTTTCCGTTTTTTTTCGACCCGACCATGATTATCATACTGCCGGGTATCATTTTGGCAATGATCGCTCAAGCAAAAGTACAAAACACCTTCAACAAGTGGTCCGAAGTACCAACCAACCTTTCCGCTAAAGATGTTGCGGAAACTATTCTACAGGAAAACGGCGTCCATGACGTGCGGGTAGAATTTACTCCCGGCCAGCTCAGCGACCATTATGACCCGCGCTCCCGAACACTCAGACTTTCGGAGTCGACATTTCATGCCAATTCTGTTGCTGCAATTGCTGTCGCAGCCCACGAAGCCGGTCATGCTATCCAACACCACCGTCATTACTTTCCATTGATGCTCCGAAATGCAATTTTCCCAATTGTCAGCATCGCATCAAATGCATGGATTTTTATTGTAATTGCAGGGATTTTCCTACGTATGCCGGAACTGCTTAGAATTGGTGTCTATACGTTTGGGGCAACATTTGCGTTCAGTGTAGTGACGCTTCCTGTGGAGTTCGACGCAAGCAACCGTGCTATCCAGATCCTCAACCAAGGCTTCCTCGACAAGAAAGAGCTCAGCGGTGCTAAAAAAGTCCTTAACGCTGCTGCACTGACTTATGTTGCAGGGGCCGTGATTTCATTACTCCAGCTGTTGCGCATTATCATGCTGACCGGCGGAATGCGCCGTGATGATTAA
- the coaD gene encoding pantetheine-phosphate adenylyltransferase, producing the protein MKRAIYPGTFDPPTKGHEDIARRALEVFDEVIIGVADNTLKHVLFSKEERIGLWQEIFPNEPRLQILAFGGLAVNFARENNARFIVRGLRAISDFEYELQIASTNRGLDPSIDTIFFTAQEKQLFVSSTTVKELARFGACTLDKVPEVVCRALKQKFFPEKDSSA; encoded by the coding sequence ATGAAACGGGCAATATATCCGGGCACTTTCGATCCACCGACAAAGGGTCACGAAGATATAGCACGTCGAGCTTTGGAAGTCTTTGACGAAGTGATAATTGGAGTTGCCGACAATACATTAAAGCATGTTTTGTTTTCTAAAGAAGAACGGATTGGACTTTGGCAGGAAATTTTTCCAAACGAGCCAAGACTTCAAATATTGGCTTTTGGTGGCTTAGCTGTGAATTTTGCTCGTGAAAACAACGCTCGATTCATTGTACGAGGTCTGCGAGCAATTTCTGATTTCGAGTACGAACTGCAGATCGCTTCTACCAACCGTGGGCTTGATCCCTCGATTGATACGATTTTTTTTACAGCTCAAGAAAAGCAGTTATTTGTGAGCTCTACCACAGTGAAAGAACTTGCCCGTTTTGGTGCATGTACGCTCGATAAAGTACCAGAAGTTGTTTGCCGTGCTTTAAAGCAAAAATTTTTTCCTGAAAAAGACTCTTCTGCTTAA
- the holA gene encoding DNA polymerase III subunit delta yields MEKIIVLGGENTVFAREEFEKFLAAAPKEGLLVRYGDEINIEDFFSNLRMGSLFSTELLIAVRNADASPAGFEKALLDYIKNPVESTVLMLWYAKIPAKIERAVLDLGAETGRVLNFKRAYAQDLRKYAISKLEESQVTYDPKVPEILVDISGEDAEELAGMLNKLLDYAGSKRISSEDVYFALERARNSSIFDFIDAIFARNIPTALEAFSDLVYSGESLVALNVMLLRAARIMWAAKTSPGSAVPQGLDVSSFEWKKYQNVARNVPLKFVSRMLECVSCLEFETKTRPEIFSRHALEKFLFEMDQV; encoded by the coding sequence ATGGAAAAAATCATTGTTTTGGGCGGCGAAAATACGGTATTTGCGCGCGAGGAGTTCGAAAAATTTTTAGCTGCCGCGCCCAAAGAAGGATTGCTTGTGCGCTACGGTGACGAAATTAATATTGAAGATTTTTTTTCTAACCTGCGCATGGGGTCGCTGTTCAGTACGGAGCTCTTGATTGCCGTTCGTAATGCTGATGCTAGTCCTGCAGGTTTTGAGAAAGCTCTGTTAGATTACATTAAAAATCCTGTTGAAAGCACAGTTTTAATGCTCTGGTATGCAAAAATTCCGGCTAAAATTGAACGTGCTGTTTTGGATTTAGGGGCGGAAACCGGGCGGGTTCTGAATTTCAAAAGAGCTTATGCACAGGATCTTAGAAAATATGCCATTTCCAAGCTTGAGGAGTCTCAAGTTACTTATGATCCCAAAGTTCCGGAAATTTTAGTAGATATTTCCGGCGAAGATGCTGAAGAATTAGCAGGCATGTTAAATAAATTGCTGGATTATGCTGGCAGCAAGCGGATTTCTAGTGAAGATGTTTATTTTGCTCTTGAAAGAGCCCGTAATTCTTCTATTTTTGATTTTATTGATGCTATTTTTGCACGCAATATTCCTACAGCTCTTGAAGCGTTTTCTGATCTTGTTTACTCCGGAGAATCTTTGGTAGCGTTAAATGTTATGTTGTTGAGAGCAGCGCGTATTATGTGGGCAGCTAAAACCTCTCCGGGGTCAGCAGTACCTCAAGGATTAGATGTGTCGTCATTTGAGTGGAAAAAATATCAGAACGTTGCTCGGAATGTGCCTTTGAAATTTGTTTCACGGATGCTGGAATGTGTGTCATGTCTTGAGTTTGAAACAAAAACACGACCGGAAATTTTCAGTCGGCATGCATTAGAAAAATTTCTCTTTGAGATGGATCAGGTATGA
- a CDS encoding TrmH family RNA methyltransferase, whose product MINPRKFVLLGAKQQIYKIASTIRVSEISLKNGGSPDLRETLCYCDAVRELPGKKIAQALEIADSVRNLDRLAPKEKMKRLNFAYHNLLALLDRREDEDKNFSFERFDNLERVPKRYPWIGILDNLRSPMNTGSIFRSADGFGTGELFLTGITPSPPNPKISRTALGAEEFVPYRYFAETSASIAEAKAAGYRVVALEVVEPARHLHEIQSFENHAFVFGNEEFGITEETLSLCDDAVRLPLSGRKNSLNVGNVFAVVAYEAWRFFWGGP is encoded by the coding sequence ATGATCAATCCTAGAAAATTTGTGCTTTTGGGGGCCAAACAACAAATTTATAAAATTGCATCAACGATCCGTGTATCTGAAATATCATTGAAAAATGGAGGTTCACCCGACCTTAGGGAAACGCTCTGCTATTGTGATGCAGTTCGGGAACTTCCAGGCAAAAAAATTGCTCAAGCCCTCGAGATAGCGGATTCAGTCCGCAATTTAGATCGCTTGGCTCCGAAAGAAAAAATGAAACGCCTTAATTTTGCATACCACAATTTGTTAGCGTTGCTGGACCGCCGAGAGGATGAAGATAAAAATTTCTCATTTGAACGTTTCGACAATCTGGAACGTGTTCCTAAACGTTATCCTTGGATTGGCATTCTGGATAATCTGAGGTCGCCGATGAATACGGGTTCTATTTTCCGATCTGCTGATGGTTTTGGGACGGGTGAGCTTTTTTTGACTGGAATTACACCTTCGCCACCAAATCCCAAAATATCGCGTACTGCGCTTGGGGCTGAGGAGTTTGTGCCATATCGTTATTTTGCCGAAACGAGTGCATCCATCGCTGAAGCCAAGGCAGCCGGCTACCGAGTGGTGGCGTTAGAAGTAGTTGAGCCGGCACGGCATCTTCATGAAATTCAAAGTTTTGAAAATCATGCGTTTGTGTTCGGCAACGAAGAATTCGGTATCACTGAAGAAACTTTAAGCCTTTGTGATGATGCGGTACGTTTGCCGCTTTCTGGGCGCAAAAATTCATTAAATGTAGGTAATGTATTTGCTGTGGTGGCATACGAAGCCTGGCGTTTTTTTTGGGGCGGTCCGTGA